The Colwellia sp. M166 genome segment TGTTTTTTTACTGATACCGCAGCTAAAGCACCACCAAAGTGTGAATTTTTGCGGTATTTCACTTCAACAAACACCCAAATGTCATGCTCAGTCATAATTAAATCAATTTCACCACGGCGGTTTTGAAAATTACAGCTTCGTAATAATAAACCCTGCTGGGTTAAATAGCGCGCGGCTAATTGCTCACTATTTTTCCCCGTGGTGACGGTATTGGTTTTATTAGTCCATAGCAATTTCTTGCACCTTACTACGACTATATTTACCCCAAATTAAGCTACGCTTCAAAATATTATCACTGCCAAGTTGTAATATGCCAGTTTGACCATAATGACGGACATAAGTTTTATTTTGCATCGCAGAAATTTTATCGACTAAGGCTAAACTA includes the following:
- a CDS encoding YraN family protein, whose protein sequence is MLWTNKTNTVTTGKNSEQLAARYLTQQGLLLRSCNFQNRRGEIDLIMTEHDIWVFVEVKYRKNSHFGGALAAVSVKKQQKIKQCAEFYLQQAGLNEYNTPCRFDVIAMQGDINNPEITWLKNAF